One genomic segment of Lysobacter sp. 5GHs7-4 includes these proteins:
- the prmA gene encoding 50S ribosomal protein L11 methyltransferase — protein sequence MPFLELTLRCRESEQPRYETALDDVGALAVTMLDADADTDDEHAILEPGVGETPLWDEIVLSALFPHDTDALVLLAALESFDAGLDWTQARFRAVQDQDWERAWMDQYVPLQFGTRTWIVPWNHDLPDGADAPDAAVIRLDPGLAFGSGTHPTTALCLQWLDGLAADGSLGGARVLDFGCGSGILALAALKLGAAHAVGVDNDPQALIATADNAERNGVAARMQVHLPQDEPAATYPIVVANILASALIALADTLAARVAPGGRIALSGILAGQEDEVLARYAEAFEDLRADRLEDWMRVTGTRRR from the coding sequence ATGCCCTTCCTCGAACTGACCCTGCGCTGCCGCGAATCCGAGCAACCGCGCTACGAAACCGCGCTGGACGATGTCGGCGCCCTGGCGGTGACCATGCTGGACGCCGACGCCGATACCGACGACGAGCACGCCATCCTCGAACCTGGCGTCGGCGAGACGCCGCTGTGGGACGAGATCGTGCTCAGCGCGCTGTTCCCGCACGACACCGACGCGCTGGTGCTGCTGGCCGCGCTGGAGTCCTTCGACGCCGGCCTGGACTGGACCCAGGCACGCTTCCGCGCCGTGCAGGACCAGGACTGGGAACGCGCCTGGATGGACCAGTACGTGCCGCTGCAGTTCGGCACGCGAACCTGGATCGTGCCCTGGAACCACGACCTGCCCGACGGCGCCGACGCGCCCGACGCCGCGGTGATCCGCCTCGACCCCGGCCTGGCCTTCGGCTCCGGCACCCATCCGACCACCGCGCTGTGCCTGCAGTGGTTGGACGGCCTGGCCGCCGACGGCAGCCTGGGCGGCGCGCGCGTGCTCGACTTCGGCTGCGGCTCCGGCATCCTCGCGCTGGCCGCGCTCAAGCTCGGCGCCGCGCACGCGGTCGGCGTCGACAACGACCCGCAGGCCCTGATCGCCACCGCCGACAACGCCGAGCGCAACGGCGTCGCCGCGCGCATGCAGGTGCACCTGCCGCAGGACGAACCGGCCGCGACCTATCCCATCGTGGTCGCCAACATCCTCGCCTCGGCGCTGATCGCGCTGGCCGACACCCTGGCCGCGCGCGTCGCGCCGGGCGGGCGCATCGCCCTGTCCGGCATCCTCGCCGGCCAGGAAGACGAGGTGCTGGCGCGCTACGCGGAGGCGTTCGAGGACCTGCGCGCCGACCGCCTCGAAGACTGGATGCGCGTCACGGGCACGCGCCGCCGTTGA
- the accC gene encoding acetyl-CoA carboxylase biotin carboxylase subunit, whose product MLDKVVIANRGEIALRILRACHALGIRTVAVHSTVDRNLKHVAMADESVCIGPAPSTESYLNMASIIAAAEVTDAQAIHPGYGFLSENADFAERVEQSGFIFIGPKADTIRLMGDKVEAIRAMKDAGVPCVPGSGGPLGDDNATNIKIAREIGYPIIVKAAGGGGGRGMRVVHTEAHLNAAIQTTKSEAKAAFGNDMVYMEKFLENPRHVEIQVLADGQGNAIHLGERDCSMQRRHQKVVEEAPAPGISLEQRAEIGKVCVEACIRIGYRGAGTFEFLYENGRFYFIEMNTRIQVEHPVTELVTGIDLVREQLMIAAGHKLSIKQSDVVLSGHAIECRINAEDPDSFLPSPGLIQHFHAPGGPGVRVDSHIYEGYRVPANYDSMIGKLIVHGPDRDTAIARMRVALSEMVVDGIKTNIPLQQRILSDAGFQQGGMNIHYLEKRLKEQKEKSISIV is encoded by the coding sequence ATGCTGGATAAGGTCGTCATCGCCAATCGTGGCGAAATCGCGCTGCGGATTCTGCGCGCCTGCCACGCGCTGGGCATTCGCACGGTCGCGGTGCATTCCACCGTCGACCGCAACCTCAAGCACGTGGCCATGGCCGACGAGTCGGTCTGCATCGGGCCGGCGCCGTCGACCGAGAGCTACCTCAACATGGCCTCGATCATCGCCGCGGCCGAAGTCACCGACGCCCAGGCGATCCACCCCGGCTACGGCTTCCTCAGCGAGAACGCCGACTTCGCCGAGCGCGTCGAGCAATCGGGCTTCATCTTCATCGGGCCCAAGGCCGACACCATCCGCCTGATGGGCGACAAGGTCGAGGCGATCCGCGCGATGAAGGACGCCGGCGTGCCCTGCGTGCCCGGCAGCGGCGGTCCGCTCGGCGACGACAACGCCACCAACATCAAGATCGCGCGCGAGATCGGCTACCCGATCATCGTCAAGGCCGCCGGCGGCGGCGGCGGTCGCGGCATGCGCGTGGTGCACACCGAGGCCCACCTCAACGCCGCCATCCAGACCACCAAGTCCGAGGCCAAGGCCGCGTTCGGCAACGACATGGTCTACATGGAGAAGTTCCTCGAGAACCCGCGCCATGTCGAAATCCAGGTGCTCGCCGACGGCCAGGGCAACGCGATCCACCTGGGCGAACGCGACTGCTCGATGCAGCGCCGCCACCAGAAGGTGGTCGAGGAAGCGCCGGCGCCGGGCATCAGCCTCGAGCAGCGCGCCGAAATCGGCAAGGTCTGCGTCGAGGCCTGCATCCGCATCGGCTACCGCGGCGCGGGCACGTTCGAGTTCCTGTACGAGAACGGCCGCTTCTACTTCATCGAAATGAACACCCGCATCCAGGTCGAACACCCGGTCACCGAACTGGTCACCGGCATCGACCTGGTGCGCGAACAGCTGATGATCGCCGCCGGCCACAAGCTGTCGATCAAGCAAAGCGACGTGGTGCTGTCGGGCCATGCGATCGAGTGCCGCATCAACGCCGAGGACCCGGACAGCTTCCTGCCCAGCCCCGGCCTGATCCAACACTTCCACGCCCCGGGCGGCCCGGGCGTGCGCGTGGACAGCCACATCTACGAGGGCTACCGCGTCCCGGCCAACTACGACTCGATGATCGGCAAGCTGATCGTGCACGGCCCCGACCGCGACACCGCGATCGCGCGCATGCGCGTGGCCCTGAGCGAGATGGTCGTGGACGGCATCAAGACCAACATCCCGCTGCAGCAGCGCATCCTGTCCGACGCCGGTTTCCAGCAGGGCGGCATGAACATCCATTACCTGGAAAAGCGCCTGAAGGAACAGAAGGAAAAGTCGATCTCGATCGTCTGA
- the accB gene encoding acetyl-CoA carboxylase biotin carboxyl carrier protein, with protein MDLRKIKKLIDLLEESNLAEIEIKEGEESVRLARTPKGGYAVAAPMMQAAPVAERPAQAMPMHSPTEAATGGSAKPSDLPDGHVVRAPMVGTFYASPSPDKPAFVSVGQAVKAGETLGIIEAMKMFNPIEADVSGTVLKVMAESGQPIEFDQPLFVIG; from the coding sequence ATGGACCTGCGCAAAATCAAGAAACTCATCGACCTGCTCGAGGAATCCAACCTCGCCGAGATCGAGATCAAGGAGGGCGAGGAATCGGTGCGCCTGGCGCGCACGCCCAAGGGCGGCTACGCCGTGGCGGCGCCGATGATGCAGGCCGCGCCGGTGGCCGAGCGCCCCGCGCAGGCCATGCCGATGCACTCGCCCACCGAGGCCGCCACCGGCGGCAGCGCCAAGCCCAGCGACCTGCCCGACGGCCACGTCGTGCGCGCGCCGATGGTCGGCACCTTCTACGCCTCGCCCTCGCCCGACAAGCCGGCCTTCGTCAGCGTCGGCCAGGCGGTCAAGGCCGGCGAGACCCTGGGCATCATCGAAGCGATGAAGATGTTCAACCCGATCGAAGCCGACGTGTCCGGCACCGTGCTCAAGGTGATGGCCGAGAGCGGCCAGCCGATCGAGTTCGACCAGCCCTTGTTCGTGATCGGCTGA
- the aroQ gene encoding type II 3-dehydroquinate dehydratase, translated as MAKLLVLHGPNLNLLGTREPEVYGRTTLAQIDADLRARAQADGHDCESLQSNAEHVLVDRVQAAREDGTALILINPAAFTHTSVALRDALAAVAIPFIEIHLSNPHTREDFRRTSYFSDLALGVICGFGADSYRYALDAALRRLAPQS; from the coding sequence ATGGCGAAGCTCCTGGTCCTGCACGGCCCCAACCTCAACCTGCTCGGCACGCGCGAGCCGGAGGTCTACGGCCGCACCACGCTGGCGCAGATCGACGCCGACCTGCGCGCCCGCGCCCAGGCCGACGGCCACGACTGCGAGAGCCTGCAGTCCAACGCCGAGCACGTCCTGGTCGACCGCGTGCAGGCCGCGCGCGAGGACGGCACCGCCCTGATCCTGATCAACCCGGCCGCGTTCACCCACACCAGCGTGGCCCTGCGCGACGCACTGGCGGCGGTCGCGATCCCTTTCATCGAGATCCACCTGTCCAACCCGCACACCCGCGAAGACTTCCGCCGCACCAGCTATTTCAGCGACCTGGCGCTGGGCGTGATCTGCGGGTTCGGCGCCGACAGCTACCGCTACGCGCTGGACGCCGCGCTGCGGCGGCTCGCACCCCAATCCTGA
- a CDS encoding TlpA disulfide reductase family protein — MGSTAKVLLVAGIAGVLGAGLGIWLNGPGPLLRTEAGQRVLQDAIAATAPAPPPGLVVASRGAPVPVIELPALDGKPLRLPSAYPGRPVLINLWASWCGPCIKEMPELDRYAASQGATGTQVVGIALDDADAVQAFLQRVPVRYPILLERPGPRDAGVQLGNPKGVLPYTALVSAQGRLLKQKIGPFEPGELEEWVRSAH; from the coding sequence ATGGGCTCGACTGCGAAAGTGCTGCTGGTGGCCGGCATCGCCGGCGTGCTCGGCGCTGGCCTCGGGATCTGGCTCAACGGCCCCGGTCCGCTGCTGCGCACCGAAGCCGGCCAGCGCGTGCTGCAGGACGCGATCGCCGCGACCGCGCCCGCGCCGCCGCCGGGCCTGGTGGTCGCCTCCCGCGGCGCGCCGGTGCCGGTGATCGAGCTGCCGGCGCTGGACGGCAAGCCGCTGCGCCTGCCCTCGGCCTATCCGGGCCGGCCGGTGCTGATCAACCTGTGGGCCAGCTGGTGCGGGCCCTGCATCAAGGAAATGCCGGAGCTGGACCGCTACGCCGCCAGCCAAGGCGCGACCGGCACGCAAGTGGTCGGGATCGCGCTGGACGACGCCGATGCGGTGCAGGCCTTCCTGCAGCGCGTGCCGGTGCGCTACCCGATCCTGCTGGAACGCCCCGGCCCGCGCGATGCCGGCGTGCAGCTGGGCAACCCCAAGGGCGTGCTGCCCTACACCGCCCTGGTCTCGGCGCAGGGCCGGCTGCTGAAGCAGAAGATCGGCCCGTTCGAGCCCGGCGAACTCGAGGAATGGGTGCGTTCGGCGCACTGA
- the dsbD gene encoding protein-disulfide reductase DsbD, with protein sequence MTEPQAFLRRARAVYAAAMLAFGLSLAGPALAIDESDLLPVDQAFVLSADAPAADRIVLRWKIADGYYLYKHRISVKADPAFAAQALQLPKGDKHKDEFFGEVETYRDTLSATLPGRAGATRVELQIKYQGCADAGICYPPQTRKLSVNLPAAGASTAANAAGSDEPLVAFGNAGARGAPPLGGGLLGGAPTAAAGADALPLPPEQAFGFEAIAGDGNTLLLRFTPARGYYLYRDKTSLKLDAAATRAGIALGAPQWPRGTAHRDEHFGQVTVFFDQIDVPLPLRRTREDAAKFVLTANFMGCQTDGICYPPMTRKIAIDLPRGTLTPVEPAAATTAATADATADADAAAKLDASTPAAPATAADATAAGVAAGSATSTTGTASAAGNAPEQAEDSLLAAALSGPNRWLALLGFLGLGLALSFTPCVLPMIPILSGLIAGHGPGIGVRRAFLLSLVYVLANAVVFTIAGVIAASLGANLQILFQTPWVIAAFALLFVLLSLSSFGLYELQMPSALRNRLGTLSDRQRGGSWAGVAAMGALSSLIVGPCVAPPLAAAVLYIGQTGDPWFGGAALFLLALGMGVPLLAFGVAAGKGLPTSGPWMVGVQRAFGFVFLGLAVWMLSRILPGPATLALWGALLLAAAAAIGLIASRPGRGGLRTLGWTAALALGLTGAAQLIGALAGSDDPLRPLAGLRGGAVEHRELPFRTIKSVADLDREIAAAQAAGQPLMLDFYADWCVSCKEMEKYTFTEPTVHEALSGFVLLKADVTANDELDAALMKHLGIHGPPATLYYRNGAERRELRLFGYEEAPKFVERVRRAR encoded by the coding sequence ATGACTGAACCCCAAGCTTTCCTGCGGCGCGCGCGTGCCGTGTACGCCGCCGCCATGCTCGCCTTCGGCCTGTCGCTGGCCGGACCCGCGCTGGCGATCGACGAATCCGACCTGCTGCCGGTGGACCAGGCCTTCGTGCTCAGCGCCGACGCGCCGGCCGCCGACCGCATCGTGCTGCGCTGGAAGATCGCCGACGGCTACTACCTGTATAAGCACCGCATCTCGGTCAAGGCCGACCCGGCGTTCGCCGCGCAGGCGCTGCAGCTGCCCAAGGGCGACAAGCACAAGGACGAGTTCTTCGGCGAGGTCGAAACCTACCGCGACACGTTGAGCGCGACCCTGCCCGGCCGCGCCGGCGCCACGCGCGTGGAACTGCAGATCAAGTACCAGGGCTGCGCCGACGCCGGCATCTGCTATCCGCCGCAGACGCGCAAGCTCAGCGTGAACCTGCCCGCGGCCGGCGCGTCCACCGCTGCGAATGCCGCCGGCAGCGACGAACCGCTGGTCGCGTTCGGCAACGCCGGCGCGCGCGGCGCACCGCCGCTGGGCGGCGGCCTGCTCGGCGGCGCGCCCACCGCCGCGGCCGGCGCCGACGCATTGCCGCTACCGCCGGAGCAGGCCTTCGGTTTCGAGGCCATCGCCGGCGACGGCAACACCCTGCTGCTGCGCTTCACGCCGGCGCGCGGGTATTACCTGTATCGCGACAAGACCTCGCTCAAGCTCGACGCGGCCGCGACCCGCGCCGGCATCGCGCTGGGCGCGCCGCAATGGCCGCGCGGCACCGCGCATCGCGACGAACACTTCGGCCAGGTCACGGTGTTCTTCGACCAGATCGACGTGCCGCTGCCGCTGCGGCGCACGCGCGAGGATGCGGCCAAGTTCGTGCTGACCGCGAACTTCATGGGCTGCCAGACCGACGGCATCTGCTATCCGCCGATGACGCGCAAGATCGCGATCGACCTGCCGCGCGGCACGCTCACGCCGGTCGAACCGGCCGCGGCAACGACGGCCGCTACGGCCGATGCGACCGCCGATGCGGACGCCGCCGCCAAGCTCGACGCTTCGACCCCGGCGGCACCGGCGACGGCCGCCGACGCCACGGCCGCCGGTGTCGCCGCGGGTTCGGCAACGTCCACCACCGGCACCGCTAGCGCCGCCGGCAACGCGCCCGAACAAGCCGAAGACAGCCTGCTCGCCGCCGCCCTGTCCGGCCCCAACCGCTGGCTGGCGCTGCTGGGCTTCCTCGGCCTGGGTCTGGCGCTGTCGTTCACGCCCTGCGTGCTGCCGATGATCCCGATCCTGTCGGGCCTGATCGCCGGCCACGGCCCGGGCATCGGCGTGCGGCGCGCGTTCTTGCTGTCGCTGGTGTACGTGCTGGCCAACGCGGTGGTGTTCACCATCGCCGGCGTGATCGCGGCCAGCCTGGGCGCGAACCTGCAGATTCTGTTCCAGACGCCGTGGGTGATCGCCGCCTTCGCGCTGTTGTTCGTGCTGCTGTCGCTGTCCAGCTTCGGCCTGTACGAACTGCAGATGCCGTCGGCGCTGCGCAACCGCCTGGGCACGCTCAGCGACCGCCAGCGCGGCGGCTCCTGGGCCGGCGTGGCGGCGATGGGCGCGCTGTCGTCGCTGATCGTCGGCCCCTGCGTGGCGCCGCCGCTGGCCGCGGCGGTGCTGTACATCGGCCAGACCGGCGACCCCTGGTTCGGCGGCGCGGCGTTGTTCCTGCTGGCGCTGGGCATGGGCGTGCCGCTGCTCGCGTTCGGCGTGGCCGCCGGCAAGGGCCTGCCGACCAGCGGGCCGTGGATGGTCGGCGTGCAACGCGCGTTCGGTTTCGTGTTCCTGGGCCTGGCGGTGTGGATGCTGTCGCGGATCCTGCCGGGTCCGGCGACGCTGGCGCTGTGGGGCGCGTTGCTGCTGGCCGCGGCCGCGGCCATCGGCTTGATCGCCAGCCGTCCCGGCCGTGGCGGCTTGCGCACCCTGGGCTGGACCGCGGCGCTGGCGCTGGGCTTGACCGGCGCGGCGCAGCTGATCGGCGCCTTGGCCGGCAGCGACGACCCGCTGCGGCCGCTGGCCGGCCTGCGCGGCGGCGCGGTCGAGCACCGCGAGCTGCCGTTCCGCACCATCAAATCGGTCGCCGATCTCGATCGCGAAATCGCCGCCGCGCAAGCCGCCGGCCAGCCGCTGATGCTGGACTTCTATGCCGACTGGTGCGTGTCGTGCAAGGAAATGGAGAAGTACACCTTCACCGAACCGACGGTGCACGAGGCGCTGTCCGGTTTCGTGCTGCTCAAGGCCGACGTGACCGCCAACGACGAGCTCGACGCGGCGCTGATGAAGCACCTGGGCATCCACGGCCCGCCGGCCACCCTCTACTACCGCAACGGCGCGGAACGCCGCGAGCTGCGCCTGTTCGGCTACGAGGAAGCGCCGAAGTTCGTCGAACGCGTGCGGCGCGCGCGCTGA
- the cutA gene encoding divalent-cation tolerance protein CutA, which translates to MPTPSPVRLVFSSCPDAASADAIAQALVGERLAACVSRLPGLRSTYRWQGAVESADEVQLLIKTSADRLDALIDRLRALHPYELPEAVAVEACGGLPQYLHWVAEQTRDDD; encoded by the coding sequence ATGCCCACACCCTCGCCCGTCCGCCTGGTCTTCAGCAGTTGCCCGGATGCCGCCAGCGCCGACGCGATCGCGCAGGCCCTGGTGGGCGAGCGCCTGGCCGCCTGCGTGAGCCGCCTGCCCGGCCTGCGCTCGACCTACCGCTGGCAGGGCGCCGTGGAAAGCGCGGACGAGGTGCAATTGCTGATCAAGACCAGCGCCGACCGCCTCGACGCCCTGATCGATCGGCTGCGGGCGCTGCATCCCTATGAACTGCCGGAGGCTGTCGCGGTCGAAGCCTGCGGCGGCCTGCCCCAGTACCTGCACTGGGTGGCCGAACAGACCCGTGACGATGACTGA
- a CDS encoding LysR family transcriptional regulator encodes MLGGLYAELEAFEAILTQGSFTAAARQLGVTTGAITRRLHALETRLGAKLLNRSTRRLSLTESGRDYYAQIAPALAQIASAGERVHDLAGEPRGELRVSLPMNFGRLYVMPRLPAFLQRWPAIALDAQFDDRYVDLIGEGYDLAIRIGALDDSRLVARRLADTRRILVASPDYLQRRGAPRAPADLVAHDCLHYTLFRDVATWEFHRGRETLRVPVRGRLRSNYGVPLVDAAVHGGGILQTATFAVAQELADGRLCEVLPDWSLIPIGIYAVYPGREYRPRKVEAFIDFLEESIGRPAHWQGLLSEHAGG; translated from the coding sequence ATGTTGGGCGGCCTGTACGCCGAGCTCGAAGCCTTCGAGGCCATCCTGACCCAGGGCAGCTTCACCGCCGCCGCGCGCCAGCTGGGCGTGACCACCGGCGCGATCACGCGCCGCCTGCATGCGCTGGAAACCCGCCTCGGCGCCAAGCTGCTGAACCGCTCCACGCGCCGCCTCAGCCTCACCGAGTCGGGCCGCGACTACTACGCCCAGATCGCGCCGGCGCTAGCGCAGATCGCGTCGGCGGGCGAGCGCGTGCACGATCTGGCCGGCGAGCCGCGCGGCGAATTGCGCGTGTCGCTGCCGATGAATTTCGGCCGCCTGTACGTGATGCCGCGGCTGCCGGCGTTCCTGCAGCGCTGGCCCGCGATCGCCTTGGACGCGCAGTTCGACGACCGCTACGTCGACCTGATCGGCGAGGGCTACGACCTGGCGATCCGGATCGGCGCGCTCGACGATTCGCGCCTGGTCGCGCGCCGCCTGGCCGACACGCGCCGCATCCTGGTGGCCTCGCCCGACTACCTGCAGCGTCGCGGCGCGCCGCGCGCGCCGGCCGACTTGGTCGCCCACGACTGCCTGCATTACACCTTGTTCCGCGATGTCGCGACCTGGGAATTCCATCGCGGCCGCGAAACCCTGCGCGTGCCGGTGCGCGGCCGCCTGCGCTCGAACTACGGCGTGCCGCTGGTCGATGCGGCGGTGCACGGCGGCGGCATCCTGCAGACGGCGACCTTCGCCGTCGCGCAGGAGCTGGCCGACGGCCGCCTGTGCGAGGTGCTGCCGGACTGGAGCCTGATCCCGATCGGCATCTACGCCGTCTACCCGGGACGCGAGTACCGGCCACGCAAGGTCGAGGCCTTCATCGACTTTCTGGAGGAATCCATCGGCCGGCCCGCGCATTGGCAGGGCTTGCTGTCGGAACACGCCGGCGGCTGA